A part of Streptomyces sp. NBC_01497 genomic DNA contains:
- a CDS encoding helix-turn-helix domain-containing protein codes for MDDKEALRVGAAVRRRRRSLGLTLAAVAARSGLSVPFLSQIENERARPSTRSLERVADALETTPAALRAAADSARTVDVVRGDGDAGPPAPGARRVVRGGHQLGAKEYTGEQDTGREYQHRNDEIMYIADGAAEVEAEGRAYRLERGDTLYLSGGVRHRWRTTEPGTRILVVAVAEHIDATFDRDR; via the coding sequence ATGGACGACAAGGAAGCGCTCAGGGTGGGCGCCGCCGTCCGCAGGCGGCGCAGGTCCCTGGGGCTGACGCTGGCGGCGGTCGCCGCCCGCAGCGGGCTCTCCGTACCGTTCCTCAGCCAGATCGAGAACGAGCGCGCCCGCCCCAGCACGCGTTCCCTGGAGCGGGTCGCCGACGCGCTGGAGACGACGCCGGCCGCGCTGCGCGCCGCCGCGGACTCCGCGCGCACCGTCGACGTCGTGCGGGGCGACGGCGACGCGGGCCCTCCCGCGCCCGGCGCCCGCCGGGTCGTGCGCGGCGGGCACCAGCTCGGTGCCAAGGAGTACACCGGCGAGCAGGACACCGGCCGCGAGTACCAGCACCGCAACGACGAGATCATGTACATCGCGGACGGTGCCGCCGAGGTCGAGGCCGAGGGCCGGGCCTACCGGCTGGAGCGCGGGGACACGCTCTACCTGTCCGGCGGTGTACGGCACCGCTGGCGCACCACCGAACCCGGCACGCGCATCCTGGTCGTCGCCGTCGCCGAACACATCGACGCGACCTTCGACCGGGACCGCTGA